The following coding sequences are from one candidate division WOR-1 bacterium RIFOXYB2_FULL_36_35 window:
- a CDS encoding aminoacyl-tRNA hydrolase, with translation MYLVVGLGNPGKEYEETRHNLGFMAVERILQNLLISSLKHKKKCNALVAEGNLDTHKIIFAEPQTYMNLSGEAVVSLMSWHKISSNHLIVIYDDVDLEPGQIRVRKGGGAGGHHGVESIMQHIGRGDFTRIRIGVGKGVTSGDVRAHVLGKIPPEQKAVFSDAVIRAAEAVSVLILNGLENAMNRFNG, from the coding sequence GTAGGTTTGGGAAACCCGGGGAAAGAGTATGAAGAGACAAGGCATAATCTTGGTTTTATGGCTGTAGAAAGGATTCTTCAAAACCTTTTAATTTCATCACTAAAACATAAGAAAAAATGTAACGCCTTGGTTGCCGAAGGAAATCTTGATACCCATAAAATTATTTTTGCTGAGCCTCAAACTTATATGAATCTTTCGGGCGAGGCCGTTGTTTCTCTTATGAGTTGGCATAAAATTTCGAGTAATCATTTGATAGTTATATATGATGATGTTGACCTGGAACCTGGCCAAATTAGGGTTAGAAAAGGGGGCGGAGCTGGTGGGCATCATGGGGTTGAGTCTATAATGCAACATATTGGGAGAGGCGATTTTACAAGAATTAGAATTGGTGTAGGAAAAGGAGTAACTTCAGGAGATGTGCGGGCGCATGTGTTAGGTAAAATTCCGCCTGAACAAAAAGCTGTTTTTTCTGACGCAGTAATTAGAGCTGCGGAAGCTGTTTCTGTATTAATTTTAAACGGATTAGAAAATGCGATGAATCGTTTTAATGGCTAA
- a CDS encoding ferredoxin-NADP reductase, protein MVKILKKKKLSNNISQITVEAPYIAEAAKPGQFVIVVPTETSERIPLTIADFDTKQGTVTIIFQVIGATTTILDFKKEGEEIAHILGPLGVPSHIEMFGTVVVIGGGVGIAEIYPVVKALREKGNEVITIIGARCEELLVYKKELSEVSSTLLSTTDDGSFGRKGFVSDELRNLIASGKKLDRVISVGPVPMMKVCCDVTKPHGIKTMVSLNTLMLDATGMCGVCRVTVGGEVKFACVEGPEFDGHQVDFNELSSRLNAYKDKEKEANDHVCRLLKNG, encoded by the coding sequence ATGGTTAAAATTCTAAAAAAGAAAAAACTTTCAAATAATATTTCTCAGATTACAGTTGAAGCCCCTTATATTGCAGAGGCTGCAAAGCCAGGTCAATTTGTTATTGTTGTTCCAACTGAAACATCAGAAAGAATCCCTTTGACTATTGCCGATTTTGACACAAAGCAAGGGACTGTTACTATTATATTTCAGGTTATTGGGGCGACAACAACTATTTTGGATTTTAAAAAAGAAGGAGAAGAAATTGCGCATATTTTGGGGCCACTTGGAGTCCCTTCTCATATAGAAATGTTTGGGACTGTTGTGGTAATAGGGGGAGGGGTTGGCATTGCTGAGATTTATCCTGTCGTTAAAGCATTGAGAGAAAAAGGGAATGAGGTTATAACTATTATTGGAGCTAGGTGCGAAGAGCTTTTGGTTTATAAAAAAGAGTTATCAGAAGTAAGCAGCACCTTGCTTTCTACTACTGATGATGGATCCTTTGGCCGCAAAGGGTTTGTTTCTGATGAGCTTAGAAATCTGATTGCTTCGGGGAAGAAACTGGACAGAGTTATTTCTGTTGGTCCTGTTCCTATGATGAAAGTTTGTTGCGATGTAACAAAACCTCATGGGATAAAGACGATGGTTTCTTTAAATACATTAATGCTGGATGCTACCGGCATGTGTGGCGTTTGTCGGGTGACCGTTGGAGGAGAAGTTAAATTTGCTTGTGTTGAAGGGCCTGAGTTTGATGGCCATCAGGTTGATTTTAATGAGCTTTCAAGTCGCTTAAATGCTTATAAAGACAAAGAAAAAGAGGCAAACGACCATGTTTGCAGGTTATTAAAAAATGGTTGA